In Scatophagus argus isolate fScaArg1 chromosome 14, fScaArg1.pri, whole genome shotgun sequence, the following proteins share a genomic window:
- the plekhb1 gene encoding pleckstrin homology domain-containing family B member 1: MALLRSGWLWRQTSVLKRWKLNWCDLWIDGSLCFYKTDSRRELEHRVSLKIACVDVRSGLECGGMTPPENNPRENRVMVVLKDGSTVNLCANSEDESIAWKLTLLETRRNPVFTYDPYDDAYQAVPINSYQTVYITPGAGPGTHQVVVQRDPFDGVVETVALGLLAGMAAGTAMRSFLWMPLFFC; this comes from the exons ATGGCGCTCCTGAGGTCAGGCTGGCTGTGGAGACAGA CTTCCGTCCTAAAACGTTGGAAGTTAAACTGGTGCGACCTTTGGATAGACGGGAGTCTTTGCTTCTACAAGACTGACAGCAGGCGAGAGCTGGAGCACCGCGTCAGCCTCAAGATAGCCTGCGTGGATGTGAGATCTGGTCTGGAATGTGGAG GTATGACTCCCCCAGAGAATAATCCCAGGGAGAACCGCGTCATGGTTGTGCTCAAAGATGGCTCAACAGTCAACCTGTGTGCCAACAGTGAGGATGAATCCAT AGCGTGGAAACTGACTCTGCTAGAGACCAGGAGGAACCCG gTGTTCACATACGACCCGTACGACGACGCGTACCAAGCAGTCCCCATCAACAGCTACCAGACGGTCTACATCACGCCTGGAGCAGGACCGG GGACCCACCAGGTGGTTGTTCAGAGGGACCCATTTGACGGAGTGGTGGAGACGGTAGCACTGGGATTGCTGGCAGGAATGGCAGCAGGAACAGCCATGCGATCCTTCCTCTGGATgcccctcttcttctgctga
- the LOC124070170 gene encoding lathosterol oxidase-like isoform X1 has protein sequence MRCSGVCPPSESNMDLVLNVADRYVLTPYVYPASWPEDGALRQIISLLVLTNLGAAVLYLGLGAISYFFIFDHSLKKHPHFLENQVQREIRYAMTSLPWISVPTVALFFAEVRGYSKLYDNVDESPLGWTGLFLSMISFLFFTDMCIYWIHRFLHHKLIYKLFHKPHHLWKIPTPFASHAFHPVDGFFQGLPYHIYPFLFPLHKVLYLVLYVFVNIWTISIHDGDYRVPNALTTVINGSAHHTDHHLFFDYNYGQYFTLWDRLGGSYRHPSALMGKGPHDQIRKLKAEGKLGDGRVKAEGPVNGHAQRGVTCKEE, from the exons AATCCAACATGGATCTTGTGCTGAACGTTGCTGACCGTTACGTCCTCACCCCGTACGTGTACCCCGCGTCGTGGCCTGAGGACGGAGCCCTGCGGCAGATTATCAGCCTGCTGGTGCTGACCAACCTCGGGGCTGCAGTCCTGTACCTGGGCCTGGGGGCCATCAGCTACTTCTTCATCTTCGACCACAGTCTGAAGAAACACCCACACTTCTTAGAG AATCAGGTTCAGAGGGAGATCAGATATGCGATGACCTCTCTTCCCTGGATCAGTGTTCCCACGGTGGCCTTGTTTTTCGCTGAAGTCAGAGGCTACAGCAAACTGTACGACAACGTCGACGAGTCTCCGCTGG GTTGGACTGGGCTCTTCCTGAGTATGATCTCCTTCCTGTTCTTCACTGACATGTGCATCTACTGGATTCATCGGTTCCTACACCATAAGCTTATTTATAAG CTGTTTCACAAACCGCACCACCTGTGGAAGATCCCCACTCCCTTTGCCAGCCACGCCTTTCATCCGGTGGACGGCTTTTTTCAGGGACTCCCGTACCACATCTACCCcttcctctttcccctccaCAAGGTGCTCTACTTGGTCCTCTACGTCTTCGTCAACATCTGGACCATCTCTATCCACGATGGTGACTATCGCGTCCCCAACGCTCTGACGACCGTCATCAACGGCTCGGCTCACCACACTGACCACCACCTCTTCTTCGACTACAATTACGGCCAGTACTTCACCCTGTGGGACCGTCTGGGAGGCTCCTACAGACACCCGTCGGCTCTGATGGGCAAGGGCCCCCATGACCAGATCAGGAAACTTAAAGCAGAGGGAAAGCTTGGAGACGGCAGAGTGAAGGCTGAAGGGCCAGTGAATGGACACGCTCAGAGAGGAGTCACATGTAAGGAGGAGTAA
- the LOC124070170 gene encoding lathosterol oxidase-like isoform X2 — protein sequence MDLVLNVADRYVLTPYVYPASWPEDGALRQIISLLVLTNLGAAVLYLGLGAISYFFIFDHSLKKHPHFLENQVQREIRYAMTSLPWISVPTVALFFAEVRGYSKLYDNVDESPLGWTGLFLSMISFLFFTDMCIYWIHRFLHHKLIYKLFHKPHHLWKIPTPFASHAFHPVDGFFQGLPYHIYPFLFPLHKVLYLVLYVFVNIWTISIHDGDYRVPNALTTVINGSAHHTDHHLFFDYNYGQYFTLWDRLGGSYRHPSALMGKGPHDQIRKLKAEGKLGDGRVKAEGPVNGHAQRGVTCKEE from the exons ATGGATCTTGTGCTGAACGTTGCTGACCGTTACGTCCTCACCCCGTACGTGTACCCCGCGTCGTGGCCTGAGGACGGAGCCCTGCGGCAGATTATCAGCCTGCTGGTGCTGACCAACCTCGGGGCTGCAGTCCTGTACCTGGGCCTGGGGGCCATCAGCTACTTCTTCATCTTCGACCACAGTCTGAAGAAACACCCACACTTCTTAGAG AATCAGGTTCAGAGGGAGATCAGATATGCGATGACCTCTCTTCCCTGGATCAGTGTTCCCACGGTGGCCTTGTTTTTCGCTGAAGTCAGAGGCTACAGCAAACTGTACGACAACGTCGACGAGTCTCCGCTGG GTTGGACTGGGCTCTTCCTGAGTATGATCTCCTTCCTGTTCTTCACTGACATGTGCATCTACTGGATTCATCGGTTCCTACACCATAAGCTTATTTATAAG CTGTTTCACAAACCGCACCACCTGTGGAAGATCCCCACTCCCTTTGCCAGCCACGCCTTTCATCCGGTGGACGGCTTTTTTCAGGGACTCCCGTACCACATCTACCCcttcctctttcccctccaCAAGGTGCTCTACTTGGTCCTCTACGTCTTCGTCAACATCTGGACCATCTCTATCCACGATGGTGACTATCGCGTCCCCAACGCTCTGACGACCGTCATCAACGGCTCGGCTCACCACACTGACCACCACCTCTTCTTCGACTACAATTACGGCCAGTACTTCACCCTGTGGGACCGTCTGGGAGGCTCCTACAGACACCCGTCGGCTCTGATGGGCAAGGGCCCCCATGACCAGATCAGGAAACTTAAAGCAGAGGGAAAGCTTGGAGACGGCAGAGTGAAGGCTGAAGGGCCAGTGAATGGACACGCTCAGAGAGGAGTCACATGTAAGGAGGAGTAA